The genomic stretch TACGCTGTGACTCTGAGAAGGATTCAGGTGTAGAGCGCTAGCCTGGATCACTGGTTCTGTCACAACAGAACTCTGCGCAGTCTGCTGGACCAGCAAGTCAGCTGCGCTGGACCCCTGCGGAGCCCCTGACTGTGTAACCGTGACACTCTGTTGGGTTATTTTGTTTATCGCAGGAGGATCTTGTCCCAAAACTGCCTGCGTAGCAGTATGATGGACCACTTGTCCCTCTGCGGATGAGCTTGACAAGCTCCCAACCTGCGCAGCGGTCTGATCGACAAATTGCTCTGAAGGGCTGTAAGAGAGTTCTCGCTGTATCGATTCGTCATACACGCTGGATCCTTTCGAAGAGCTTCTTCGAAATTGGCTTCTTCCTCTGCTTTTTCCTCTGCTACGCCGTCGCCGATTGGCCTCTGACGATGAGGACCTTGAGCTTCGGTGACGTCCTATCAacgaaagtaaaaacaataatGACGACGTTATTCCGTGGTCGTCAGGTATGCGTCTGAAACCTATAGGTTTTCATTCATTGTTTTCTGCCCCCTGGTTAGAACGTTTAGCAATGACGTCAGGCATGTTTTGGCCGAGTTCAACTCCCCTTTATAGGTTAGGGCCTATAGGGTGCCTCGAGTAATGCGCCTTGAGAAACTCTCCTCCGTGTAGGTTAGAGCCTACACGGGTGGCCTCGAACATTTGCACCGGTCTGAGTAATAACTCCTCGATATAGGTTAGTGCCTAAACGAGTGACCATCGAACGC from Neodiprion virginianus isolate iyNeoVirg1 chromosome 3, iyNeoVirg1.1, whole genome shotgun sequence encodes the following:
- the LOC124301616 gene encoding uncharacterized protein LOC124301616; translated protein: MRFWKYETISVTGRDVDVTEAQGPHRQRPIGDGVAEEKAEEEANFEEALRKDPACMTNRYSENSLTALQSNLSIRPLRRLGACQAHPQRDKWSIILLRRQFWDKILLR